One part of the Quercus lobata isolate SW786 chromosome 7, ValleyOak3.0 Primary Assembly, whole genome shotgun sequence genome encodes these proteins:
- the LOC115954156 gene encoding amino acid transporter ANT1 produces the protein MDYEQQRKAGSSSSSSSSSSSSPCSVPLLESSSKGTASIAQTLGNIIVSVIGTGVLGLPFAFRIAGWLAGLFGVIIVGLCSYYCMLLLVQCRRKLSSEEESMDLKSYGDLGYKCLGRTGRYVAEFLILIAQCGGSVAYLVFIGQNLSSIFKGYGLNLASYIFLLVPIEIGLSWISSLSALSPFSIFANICNLLAMAIVVKQDIQKVVGGEFSFRDRTAITSNIGGLPFAGGMAVFCFEGFGMTLALEASMKDKSSFPKLLATVFTGITLLYASFGFFGYMAYGDQTKDIITLNLPHNWTSIAVQVGLCLGIIFTFPIMVHPINEIVERNLGKGKWFRKLHHNSEYSTTRIGKYAMYMTRAILVVVLAVLASYVPGFGVFVSLVGSTVCALISFVLPATFHLVLFGSSLHFWQRALDICIFSCGLLFAAYGTYNSVVGV, from the exons aTGGATTACGAGCAACAAAGAAAGGCCggatcttcttcctcttcttcttcttcttcttcttcttctccttgttCGGTTCCTTTGCTTGAATCTTCTTCGAAAGGAACAGCTTCAATAGCTCAAACACTTGGAAATATTATAGTGTCTGTTATTGGGACCGGTGTGTTGGGCCTCCCTTTCGCTTTCAGAATTGCTGGTTGGCTTGCTGGATTGTTTGGTGTTATCATTGTTGGGCTCTGCAGCTACTATTGCATGCTCCTCCTT GTTCAATGCAGACGAAAGTTGTCATCAGAAGAAGAATCAATGGATCTGAAGAGCTATGGCGACTTGGGTTATAAATGTTTAGGAAGGACAGGTCGATATGTAGCAGAATTCCTTATTTTGATTGCCCAATGTGGAGGTTCAGTGGCATATCTGGTATTCATTGGACAAAACCTTTCATCAATATTCAAAGGCTATGGCCTCAACTTGGCGTCTTACATATTTTTGTTAGTCCCAATTGAAATTGGCTTGTCATGGATAAGCAGTCTATCAGCTCTATCACCTTTCAGCATCTTTGCCAATATTTGTAATTTGTTAGCTATGGCAATTGTGGTGAAGCAGGATATACAAAAAGTGGTAGGAGGTGAATTTTCATTTAGAGATAGGACGGCGATCACATCCAACATAGGAGGATTGCCATTTGCAGGAGGGATGGCAGTGTTCTGCTTTGAGGGGTTTGGGATGACATTGGCATTGGAAGCCTCTATGAAAGACAAATCCAGTTTCCCAAAGTTGCTAGCTACGGTTTTCACAGGGATAACCCTTTTGTATGCTTCCTTCGGATTCTTTGGTTACATGGCTTATGGTGATCAAACTAAAGACATCATAACTCTTAATCTCCCCCATAATTGGACATCTATAGCAGTTCAG GTTGGCTTGTGCTTGGGAATAATCTTCACATTCCCAATCATGGTACATCCAATTAACGAGATTGTGGAAAGGAATTTAGGGAAGGGAAAATGGTTTCGGAAGCTCCACCATAACAGTGAGTATTCAACAACAAGAATAGGAAAGTATGCAATGTATATGACTCGTGCAATTTTGGTGGTGGTTTTGGCGGTCTTGGCCTCGTACGTGCCAGGGTTTGGTGTATTTGTGTCGCTTGTGGGGAGTACTGTTTGTGCACTGATCTCGTTTGTTTTGCCAGCCACATTTCACTTGGTATTATTTGGTTCTTCTCTACATTTCTGGCAAAGAGCCTTGGATATTTGCATATTTTCATGTGGATTGCTTTTTGCTGCTTATGGTACTTATAACTCTGTAGTTGGAGTTTGA